The genomic interval CGCCCTCGAGCAGCCGATCGGGCACCTGTCCGGCGGTCAGCGCCGCCGGGTCGAGCTGGCCCGGATCCTGTTCGCGCAGCACGACATGCTGCTGCTCGACGAGCCGACCAACCACCTCGACGCGGACTCGGTGCTCTGGCTGCGGCAGTTCCTGCTGTCCTACCCGGGCGGCCTGATCGTGATCAGCCACGACCGTGAGTTGCTCAGGGCAACGGTCAACCGGGTCTTCCACCTGGACCCGCAGCGGCTGACGATCGACATCTACAACACCGGCTGGAAGAAGTACCTCGAGCAGCTGCAGCTGGACGAGCGACGCCGGCAGCGCGAGCGCGCGGTCGCCGAACGCAAGGCCGCGGTCCTGCACACCCAGGCGGCGAAGATGCAGGCCGGCGCCAGCACCGCCATGGCGGCCAAGAACATGGCCCGTCGCGCGGACAAGCTGCTGTCGGACCTGGAGCCGGTACGCCGGGCCGCGCGGGTGGCGAAGATCCGTCTGCCCGCGCCGGCGCCGTCCGGCAAGACGCCGCTGTCCGCAGTCGGCCTGAAGAAGGCGTACGGCGGACTCCGGGTGCTGAACGGCGTCGACCTGGCCGTCGACCGCGGCAGCCGGGTCGTCATCCTCGGGCTGAACGGCGCGGGCAAGACGACCCTGCTCCGGCTCCTCGCGGGCCGCGAACAGCCGGACGCCGGTCGCGTCGTACCCGGTCACGGCCTGCGGCTCGGGTACTTCGCCCAGGAGCACGACACCCTGGACCTGGCCGGCACCGTCCGGCAGAACCTGGCCGCGGTCGCGCCCGGGCTGACCGACGGCGAGGTCCGGAACGTGCTCGGCTCGTTCCTGTTCAGCGGTGACGACGTCGACAAGCCGGCCGGCGTGCTGT from Kribbella sp. NBC_00709 carries:
- a CDS encoding ABC-F family ATP-binding cassette domain-containing protein, whose amino-acid sequence is MITARGVDIRVGAQLLLADLSFTVGAGDRVGLIGRNGAGKTTLLTTLAGERRQAAGEIAVTGSIGYLPQDPRAADPAITVTDRILSARGMDTAVRRLRAAETAMSTATGEAQEKAMASYARAEAEFQAGGGYAAEADAARLAAGVGLPNRALEQPIGHLSGGQRRRVELARILFAQHDMLLLDEPTNHLDADSVLWLRQFLLSYPGGLIVISHDRELLRATVNRVFHLDPQRLTIDIYNTGWKKYLEQLQLDERRRQRERAVAERKAAVLHTQAAKMQAGASTAMAAKNMARRADKLLSDLEPVRRAARVAKIRLPAPAPSGKTPLSAVGLKKAYGGLRVLNGVDLAVDRGSRVVILGLNGAGKTTLLRLLAGREQPDAGRVVPGHGLRLGYFAQEHDTLDLAGTVRQNLAAVAPGLTDGEVRNVLGSFLFSGDDVDKPAGVLSGGEKTRLALAGLVHSSANVLLLDEPTNNLDPVSRDEVLGAVGSYPGAIVMVTHDEGAIEALRPDRVLILPDATEDLWSDDYLDLVSLA